In Phaseolus vulgaris cultivar G19833 chromosome 3, P. vulgaris v2.0, whole genome shotgun sequence, the sequence aatatttaattaaatttaacattctcaaaattaaacattttatgtgtatactttaatatttgtatacacttttattatcattaaaataaatttgtgttacttaaattatttttgaacaACATGTTGAATCATATCAATATATTTTTGCCTAGAGTGAAGTAAATAgccttaaataaatattatttttttaccaaacaatttttaattttagaaaaaacttaaaaggtaaaaaaaaaaaaataaaaaaatcatcaaacagacaaaattcttattttaaactttaaccTTTATTTAACTTGTAAGTGGACAAAAGTACCAAAGGTGCACTTAACATAAGCTCCAATGCAAAGTCTTGTATTGAGGTAAGCAAGAAGAGACTAGAAAAATGTTGGTACATGAAAAGctcattatttttcttatttaagaGATTAAacaattattgatatttaaagtgatttttattattaataaaaatttataaaatagtttctaaattagttataaaattttaattactaatattttagtttttaaattagtctataaaagattaataaagactaatttaaaatataaaataataaataattaaaatttgatagTTAAcgattagatattaatttaaaaaatattttataaatttgtattaataatataaaatatttcaaatacctttttaatttataaaatggtttctattttaattaaatactagTGAGATATCAAAATGCATCAGCTTCTATTCAAAAGATTGTGCATGATATTGAGCAAGTTAATAGATACATAGAAGGCAAATAAAGATACTTCTTAGAACATTCTAATTCTCAGCTTCAGGTGTCTGATGAGTACTGACTAATTTCTATCCTATTTATCAACAAACTCAGCTTAGGATGAAGCCAAAATGCATTTCAATTTCAGATTCTGTTCATTAAGTGTGATTTTCTTTTCACAACTCTAACCAATGAAGGAGTGAGTGCTCTCTTCATTGTGAAGATCCTGAAGTTCATACCTAACTGAGAATTTAATCCATCTCCTTTCCTCCAGAATCTTGAGACAAGGTTGCATTACAAGGCCAATCAGAACAGCAATGAGGCTTATAACAAGTACTTTGTTGGTGGAAAAAGCCATCACAACACAGATCAAAATTGTGGGAGGAATGCAGATAGCAACTGCTCCAGCTGTTCCCCCTGGAATCTTGTAAGGTCTAGATGCATTGGGGTGCTTCATCCTCAACAATATGAATGCCACAAACTCCAAAATCATCCCAAAACAGTACAAGAAGTTTTCAGCAGCCACAATCTCTTGAAAACTAAGCCATGAGAGTAAAATCACACCAGAGGCAGAAAAGAGTATTCCTATGAGAGGAGTTCCATAACGAGACCTCTTGCCAAAGAACTCAGGTAACATGCCCCTCTCAGCCATTCCTAGAAGCTGGAAAGAGTCACTACTCATTTCAGCAACAAACATTCCCATGTTTGACATTGCAGCAGCAGCCTGAAGCCACCACCTCAACCACACTCCTCCAACAATCTCAGCAATATCTGAGAAGTACCCATCAGTCCACAACTCCCTATTGAGGGGAACAGCACCAGTGCCAATCACAAGAGGGAAGAAATAGCTCAGAACTACAAGGATCAAAGCATAAAATAGAGCCTTGGGAAGAGTTCTCCTTGGATTCTCCACTTCTCCAGCAAGAGTACTAATAGAGTCCCAATAATTGAGATTCCAAAACAAAGTGTTCAAATACAGATTCCAATCAACATCATCAAGATTTGCCACACACCATCTTGAAGGTTTCAAGTCTGGAATTGACAAGAATCCCATGACCACAAAAGGAAGGAGTGAGAAAATTCCTAAAAAAACAGCAACAGTTCCCACAATGGTTAAACCCCTATAGTTCAAGCAAGTGAGAAGCAGAGTTAAGGCCAAAATAGAAATGGTTCTGGGAACCCCACCACCCAATGCAGGGATTCCAGCTTTCAAATAGTCGAGAAACAGAACCGGGTACAGAGCATTATCAATCACCCCACTTAGCCATTTCATCCACCCTTGCTGAAACCCCCAAAAGGGACCCAGGGCAGAAGAGACCCAAACCACATAACCACTGTTCTCTGGGAACATTGTACCCATCTCTGCAGTGATAAGAGCCTCAGGAACACTCCATATAACTGCAAAAACCAAGAACCCCAAAAGGGCTAATAGAGGACCTGCTGCATGCACAGTGTCCTCAACACCAAAGGGTCCCCCAGAAACCTCATAGAAGATGAGAAATACTAGAGGAAGAACAGAGACTCTCCTCGTGTGATTTTCCCTTGGGGAAGATAACTCCTCAGTACGCGTACCACTGAACCACCCCATTATGAAATGTAAACTCGGAAATGTCATAAACCAGATAAGACGCTAGCTTTGATGAATTTACCAGCAAATTTTTCATTCACAAAATCGGAAAATGAAGGAAAACTGAATCAATCACTCATTTTGTATTTGTAGCATAGTAGAGATAAGGTGTGAATTGTTAAAGAGAATCAACAGACAGAGAAAGAGAGAGTAAAAGAGATGATACCAAGCAAGAAATAAGAGGCAGAAGATGAgaatgaaagaagaaaagacGAAAGAATCTAAATCCTTAGACGGTGCAAACTGTAATGATGACGTAGGTGTCGTAGGATTTTCGAATCCAACAATGAAGCCAAATAAAGTGTAGAATATAAAGGTTGTGTTTAGGATAATTCATGTTTGTACTGTACTATCATTcatctcttattttattttatttatgtttgctACTTCATCTTCCTTAatttaacaaaaacaaattatcttattttcttttgaagttcattcaaacaaattatcttatttttctaatgaagtttgtttcaaattttgtgtattaaaaattaagatGTTATATGTCATGGAGGTTCGAGTTTGTTTAAATcatttggtatttttttttattatcaaaacAAGAGATTTCTATAAGAGATGATGTCTAAGTCTAACAAATGTGTCAAGTGGATAAACATAATATGGATAAGATGACAAAGAATCTCTTAATATATGATAATCTTGAATGGATTCTTTTAAACTTTTATCTTTCTCTTCAAAACACTTTCTCCAAAAATAGAAAACCTAATAGAATACTCTTATGTTTACTAAGATGTTCAAATTTTGGAAACTTCAACTTCCTTTTTGAGCTCTTATAGTATCTTTGAAGAAAAAGACTCACTCTTAGATCAATCAATAGATCCATTTCCATAAAAAAAGACCACATATCAATATGTCTAATTCTCTAGGATGGAACAATGTTCACTCTATAGCAAAAGAATACCAAGTTAACATTGAAATCCTCAATAAATTCATCAGATATTGATAACTAGAAGGTTTCACCTATCTTCATTATGAAGCGGTAAGGGTCATTCTCTCTTTTCGTGAAAGAAGAATTGTCTCAAAAGAGTCTTTTTGTTGGACACCAATTATCTCCCATATGAGATTCAATGATAGGACACAATTTTAACTATACTACTTAAAAGCTTAATTCTCACTATCTTTCTCAATTACAATGTCAGTCTAAGAGATATCATTATCTTTCAAAGACTAAAAATCCAAATTTAGATAATTGGAGAATAATATATAGTTGAAGCATTATATGTCACACTTCATTAATTAATCTATAAAGTTCAAGATCATGTGAGTAATCTCTCTCTACCAACTAACAATGATAAGACATTATTTGATCTTGCCAACCACGGAGAAGAAACTCCCTCCAAATATTGTAACCAGAGAAGGAAAGATCCCATCAAGGGAGTATACCCACATGACATACTCATTTATTTAGACCGGAGTAAAGAGGACAACTCTAGGAGAAATGAATGTATATAGCATATTATAAAAGACCTTCACACCATAAAAGAATACTAGAGCCTTAACCAGAGGACTACAAAAAAACTGGAACTCAGCTGGCTTCAGCAAGACCAAGTCAATTTTTTTTGGGTTAGATTTTagtttaaataagttataaagTAGTTTAGGATTTTATTTTAGTCATGTATCGGGCCTTGGTTTAACTTTGGACCATGTATTTGGACTAATAGAAGAGTAAGTATGTATAGTATTATAGTGAACGAGTATTGTAGAGTGATTCACCATTTGgtatgagaaaaagaaaatatggtCACGACATGAGAAGCATGAACATCCACATGACTCTTATCTTATCCAATGAAGAGAATCCTCTCATTTGACACCATGAGCAAGAACAGGAGCATGGAACACATAATCAAGATTAGTTTAATGCGAGCATGGAGATGTGACAACGGTAGTAGTTTCCATTTTTGAAGAACATTCTTACCGAATTGATGCTAATGCGAGTTTATATTAAAGTTTTTTCTTAcatcaaattatttaatttttattcttaatatagACAGAACAGAGAAATAGACAATCTTTTtacacaaataaaattaaaaaaaaaaaaaaaaaatccttctCCAACCTCTGAAACTGCattaaaattcaattcaaatacGATAGGTGCCTGCCCCTGCATAAGATGAGGGTAACTAATGAAAACGCTGGGTTCAACCAAAAGTTCCAacacatttaaattaaaaacttgCCAAAGCTCATTACGCAGAACGGAAAAAAATATTGTACTACCACCAATACTGCACATCGATCTCAATACTTTGATCAGACAAGGATCAACTGCATCGAAATAGAATATTTACTGCTTTTTCGGCGTTTTCAAGATAAGCAGGTcaaattacaataattaaaataggATCTTGTTACTCTGACCAAAACactgaaacaaaaaataaaactatgatGAAATTTTTAGACAAGGATCAATTGAATGGCCCAAACACAGCTGCAGGAAACGTAGTAAAGAGGTttgcaaaaattaaattttgaaagcCACCTTAATCACACCCCAACTCATCATACCGCGTTAGCTATACTCTCTGATTTTCGTATCCAGCTATAATGCCAATATATCAAAGTAGTTATGCAAGAGACGTCAACGAAGCTAAAAAAGATCAAGTTGAATGACTGGAAAACAAGCACACCAGCAATTAAAAAACACAACttaatgaaaacaaaatcaaataaataatcaTAACAAACCAGAATGTTAATTCGACTAACAAACTTGAGTTTAACAAATAACTGTAAGAACCATGTTTTAAGACTGACGATCTTCCAAAAGCTAAGGGTGCAGAATCTCAAACAAAAATTTCTCAAAACTATAATACGGATAACAAACTGGCTTCTCAAGGACCCTATTTCTTGTCTTCCTTCTCTGCTTCAGCAGCTTTCTTTAAACGGGCACCATAGTGACGTTGGTTGGTGCGTTCAAGACGAAGCTTATAGTAAGCTTTGAACGCCTTCATTTCATCTGTTACCTTAACAAGGTCAACAGTTGGCTTCTCCCTTACAATGGGCAAGAATGGACCCTGAACTTGGGTAGCACTTGCTAGTTCTTCGGCGCTAGAATCACCAGtctacaaaaaaatattagggCCGTAAAAATCTCAAACTTTGGTATGTTTCCTACTTCCATGGGAATGATGATcacaataaaaacaaataaaaatttcacATAATTACCTTGACCTTTCGTGCCTGTCTTGGGAACACAACCAACTTGGCCTTGTATGTTTTGAGCCTCTGCACATTACCCTGAAGACCCTCCAAAGAACGGTTCTTGCGCCTATGATCAACAGCGATCCCAATAGTTGGAGCAAGCTTTTTGGGAATTCCAGCACTCTACATATGTGTATGTATATAAATGAATATTGTACTgtaaggaagaaagaaaaaggcAGAATTTCTAATGTTTTACACAGTTTTTACGTAATTTCAACATCAACTTTTCTTTTTGTCCCTTTCAACATAAATCATGTAAACTTGAATGCAAAGAGAGATAATTTAGAACTTTCCAAGAAATCAAACTTTCATACAGCATAACTAGCAATCATCATGTTCAGTGTGGTACAATGTAAAGCTTCTGCATAAAAAGAATAATTCATTTTACCTTCAACTCTTCAAGAGAAAATCCTCTCCCAGCTCTGATTTTCATGTTGTATTTCAAGGTCTGACCATGAACAACAGGCCTGAGAGGTCCAGCAGTTGGCCTGGGGAAAATTTTGACAGCCTTCTTCTGCCGAGCTGAAAAATTGTGTCCCACGCATATCAAAATTACAAGACAAACACAGCAATCATTATAAACTCAAATCGATTCTTGTTTATTGAATAACAAGCATTCAGCCAAAGTGATTAATTATGACAACAGTGTTCCAAAAGAGTAATTAAGAAATTAGGCAAAAGATACCTAATCGTCTTCTGGTCTTCCGCGCTGGTTGATTAAACCAAGTCCTCACATAGTTTTGCCAATGTTTCCGGAAGTGTCCACTGGGGATGACGTTGTTATGCTTCATTGCTTATCTTCAAAtaacaaagaaataaaagaacaaCGAAAACAACAGGTCAACAAAACATCATAACTAAAATGATTCAAATTTGATATTCTTCATACGCAAACCATGCGATAAtgataacaaaataaaagacCTAATTCTCCATTGGTTGTAAAACCCTAGAGGATTCTATCCACCACAAACCATTATCATTATTTTACACAGACATCATTAGATACTGTCAATTCGTAAACTCGAGCAACCTAGTTAACTCGCACACTGTAAATTGGACATTAgagaaaaataggaaaaaacGACACTGGATTTGTTTGTTTCTAGGTCAGGATTTATGCAAAACTCACCTAGGTAACAATTTCGTGGTTCGCTGGTTCTCTTTGGAATTGCGGTGGACTCCTCTGCAATCTCACTGCTCTCTCACGCCCTTTTTCCTCTCCGGTTCACAAATAGGGCGGCGCAAGCTTCAAATTAGTGGGTTGAGTCATATTAGggttttaggttttttttttttgcaattacTTTCTGCACCATATCACAAATCAGTGCACCCAATTTCACTGGAAAACACTGGAAAATACGAAAATGTCTTTAGATAAAATGgatgtatatataaaaatagattTCAGATCCATTTTCTGAAATATGTTcgagattattttttttaacagttTTTTTATTATGGACTTTTATTCATAATGgaattttcatttttgtttttaattttttatttttagaaaacaataatttttttttatctatttcttcagaatgtattatttttaattttttgatttttattttcaaaagaataatattttgggaaatttaaaattaagtagGGTGAAGGTTCAAAATGATTGGGTATAGTGATGAATTTGCCTTTCTTTACTCCTCTGTTCTTACTTTGTTGGGCTTCTCTTTAAATCCaacgagttttttttttatctagagTGATTATAAAtgtataataataacattaacaaaatgttaagaaattatttaaaaaatagtatataattcgatcattaataataataaaaaaatataaaaattatttagaatataatataatattatttatacctAGTTTAGTATACTCTTATGAATTTACTATTTATTTGGACAACTAAACCTGATGTGATAGTATTTATAAGACTATCCAATTGGATGTTTCTGTAAAAATTGTTTTACTGTGACAGTGTATAAGTGAAACTCAAACACAAATAAATGACagatttagtttatttttactgtacaattataataattagtaaaaaataaactatttttttaactattttttatacatattttattttaattttgctttttatattttgataacTGTTTTTCAGAGTAATAAtagttatataaacaaaataattatatttattatcataaaagaaatatggacataaaaatgtaataaaGTTTATGTTTCCAGTAATACACGATTATAGTTTTTACACATACTAAaatcttttcttttttgaaaataaaatcttttttattaaatgcATTTTTAGTAGATATATGAATTGAGGAGATTTTATTTAATAGATATTGATAGAAAAATGTTATTCTTCTAGTAGTGATCtttgtaatttattatttgaatGGATGATGAATGAGATTTTAGGAGCTTTGTAAAAAATTTTAGAGGAGTTTTCATGGTTTGAAGTGGATTTAAGaatttgtgagagtgagagaTGAAGTCAAGGTGCtgagaaaaaatataaactaagtcttgaaggagagaaacctatgaaaaacttaagaaaataaaatgaaggtAAGgtgttgcttttttttttatttccaataTTCATAATCCACAATCTTTGTGGAAAAATCACTTTTAAAAGTCATTTGGAAAATGCATGCATACTCTATTTTGGAAAAGGAAGTCCATAATATGGTTTTGGAATACACTTTCTAAAATAGATTTTTGAAATAGGATTTTGGAATTACAAATTTGGTATCGTATTTCAAAAAGTTCATTTTGGAAAACAGTCTCAAAAAACTTATTGGATGATGctaaacataatttttaacCTTCACTTTTACATCATTTGTGGTAAACACATCACTACATTCATGTAGTTTGCATTCATTGTTTAATGCTTTACAAGATATTGACTTTTGAATATCAACATCATCTATATCCTTCCACACATTAAACACATCTTATAACTCTCGATAAATTCTAAGAAATTCTTTATACTCTTACAAAATAACATGTTATCTAACAAAAAAATtccaacaaaatattaaaaaagacaACAAAACATTACAAAGGTGTTTCCGAAATTGGAAATCTGGAGTAAAAAAACCTTTATGGAACCATTTTTGCATTATGGATTTACAATTCTGAAAGTCAAAAGTAGTGTTATGGAAAGGGTATTATAGAATGAATATGTTTTCTTTCGGATTTTCTATTCCATAACACCTATGACTTAATAGAACATCCCATTTGAAATGAGTTTTATGACTTACAAATTTgtgaattcaaaatttattttctctctttcgAATTTTCTATTCTGTAAATTTCAAAACCAGATTTTTTCTGAAACTTGCAAACCCCTTTAATCACCTGAAAGAGTTCAACACAACCCATTTTTTACCTCCAACCACCAACgaagtattaaaaaatataccaACACTACTACAGTAGGTCTTCCAAGCTCAACGTTTGCTGCACCAATCACAACAATCACACGTGCAAACCAACCACCACCATGGAAGCCATGGAAGTTGCGTTTTCAAATAAAACAACCAAGGGTAATTTGGATATTTCGAAAAAAATATaggatgcaggaagaaaaatatagggTTACAGGAAGAAATACCCTAAATGGATTGGGCTGTGCTCTCCTGGGCTGGCTCATTTGAGAAACCCTTCTAAAACTTAACACTAGTCCTTCTCTTCTTTGCCGAGCGTCTCTCCGCAGCTGCAGCCAGAGCCACACACAACAAGCTCCTTCGGCGTCTCATCAAAAGACCTGGTTTTTATCTGTGCTCCTTTCtctcttttcaatttcttatgGTTTCGAAAAATGTGAGTGGGTAAGTGAGATTCGTAATTGTATACAAGAATTTATCAGATAACATTTTCCAGGGACGTGTAGtgttgaaatataaaaaattggaaGAGAACTAAAACCTACTGAAACAAAATTCTATGTGCGAGTTAACTAGGTTAGAGGATGCAAGAACGTAGACGAGTTTAAGTGTTGACAATATCTAACGTTGTCtgtgaaaaaaatgataatggTTCGTTGTTGATAGAATCCTCTTGGTTTAGACAACCAATGGAGAATTaggtttttcttttggtatcaTTATAGCATGGTTTGCAATGAAGAATATCAAATGGGCATCATTTTAGTTATAATGTCATAGTGTGTTAATTGAAGTTTGGGGCTGATTTATCTAGTTTATATGATGTTTTGTTGACCCTGTTGTTTTCGttgttcttttatttctttgttaTTTGAAGATAAGCAATGAAGCATAACAACGTCATCCCCAGTGGACACTTCCGGAAACATTGGCAAAACTATGTGAGGACTTGGTTTAATCAACCAGCGCGGAAGACCAGAAGACGATTAGGTATCTTTTGCCTAATTTCTTAATTACTCTTTTGGAACACTGTTGTCATAATTAATCACTTTGGCTGAATGCTTGTTATTCAATAAACAAGAATCGATTTGAGTTTATAATGATTGCTGTGTTTGTCTTGTAATTTTGATATGCGTGGGACACAATTTTTCAGCTCGGCAGAAGAAGGCTGTCAAAATTTTCCCCAGGCCAACTGCTGGACCTCTCAGGCCTGTTGTTCATGGTCAGACCTTGAAATACAACATGAAAATCAGAGCTGGGAGAGGATTTTCTCTTGAAGAGTTGAAGGTAAAATGAATTATTCTTTTTATGCAGAAGCTTTACATTGTACCACACTGAACATGATGATTGCTAGTTATGCTGTATGAAAGTTTGATTTCTTGGAAAGTTCTAAATTATCTCTCTTTGCATTCAAGTTTACATGATTTATGTTGAAAGGGACAAAAAGAAAAGTTGATGTTGAAATTACGTAAAAACTGTGTAAAACATTAGAAATTCTgcctttttctttcttccttacAGTACAATATTCATTTATATACATACACATATGTAGAGTGCTGGAATTCCCAAAAAGCTTGCTCCAACTATTGGGATCGCTGTTGATCATAGGCGCAAGAACCGTTCTTTGGAGGGTCTTCAGGGTAATGTGCAGAGGCTCAAAACATACAAGGCCAAGTTGGTTGTGTTCCCAAGACAGGCACGAAAGGTCAAGGTAATTATgtgaaatttttatttgtttttattgtgATCATCATTCCCATGGAAGTAGGAAACATACCAAAGTTTGAGATTTTTACGGccctaatatttttttgtagaCTGGTGATTCTAGCGCCGAAGAACTAGCAAGTGCTACCCAAGTTCAGGGTCCATTCTTGCCCATTGTAAGGGAGAAGCCAACTGTTGACCTTGTTAAGGTAACAGATGAAATGAAGGCGTTCAAAGCTTACTATAAGCTTCGTCTTGAACGCACCAACCAACGTCACTATGGTGCCCGTTTAAAGAAAGCTGCTGAAGCAGAGAAGGAAGACAAGAAATAGGGTCCTTGAGAAGCCAGTTTGTTATCCGTATTATAGTTTTGAGAAATTTTTGTTTGAGATTCTGCACCCTTATCTTTGGAAGATCGTCAGTCTTAAAATCGTCACTCAGTGTTTTGGTGAACTCAAGTTTGTTAATCGAATTaacactcttttttattttattatttatttgattttatcttCATAAGTCGAGTTTTTTAATTGCTGGTATGCTTGTTTTCCAGGCATTCAACTTGATCTTCTTTAGCTTCAGTGTTGTCTTTTGCATGTAGTATATCCGTGACTTGTTGCAAATTAATATATGATTCCTTATTAGAAAATAGGAAAGAAGCAtgttcatttaaaattattctaaatCAATTGGATACGTTTGCTACTAGTGAGACCATGATGGCAAATgacaagaagaaaagaaagctATGAAGTAAAAGAGAGAGGTTTTATGATGAAGACAATTCATTGTTTAAAAGTATATCAGTGTTACACAGTAATTGTATCTAGTATAGAGAGAGCA encodes:
- the LOC137808588 gene encoding probable polyamine transporter At1g31830 translates to MTFPSLHFIMGWFSGTRTEELSSPRENHTRRVSVLPLVFLIFYEVSGGPFGVEDTVHAAGPLLALLGFLVFAVIWSVPEALITAEMGTMFPENSGYVVWVSSALGPFWGFQQGWMKWLSGVIDNALYPVLFLDYLKAGIPALGGGVPRTISILALTLLLTCLNYRGLTIVGTVAVFLGIFSLLPFVVMGFLSIPDLKPSRWCVANLDDVDWNLYLNTLFWNLNYWDSISTLAGEVENPRRTLPKALFYALILVVLSYFFPLVIGTGAVPLNRELWTDGYFSDIAEIVGGVWLRWWLQAAAAMSNMGMFVAEMSSDSFQLLGMAERGMLPEFFGKRSRYGTPLIGILFSASGVILLSWLSFQEIVAAENFLYCFGMILEFVAFILLRMKHPNASRPYKIPGGTAGAVAICIPPTILICVVMAFSTNKVLVISLIAVLIGLVMQPCLKILEERRWIKFSVRYELQDLHNEESTHSFIG
- the LOC137808589 gene encoding large ribosomal subunit protein eL13z-like; amino-acid sequence: MKHNNVIPSGHFRKHWQNYVRTWFNQPARKTRRRLARQKKAVKIFPRPTAGPLRPVVHGQTLKYNMKIRAGRGFSLEELKSAGIPKKLAPTIGIAVDHRRKNRSLEGLQGNVQRLKTYKAKLVVFPRQARKVKTGDSSAEELASATQVQGPFLPIVREKPTVDLVKVTDEMKAFKAYYKLRLERTNQRHYGARLKKAAEAEKEDKK